CTTGGGATTCACGAAAGATTGATGGGTCCGGGAGTGCGCGGCTATCGCCGTACGCAAAACAGCATCAAGAATTTGGCGACGGGAGAGGCCGTCTACACGCCGCCGGAAGCGCAGCACATTGCGCGACTGATGGCGAATTGGGAGACGTTCGCCAACAGTGATTCGGATTACGATCCGTTGATCAAGGCGGCGCTGGCCCACTACCAGTTTGAGGCCATCCATCCTTTCGTGGATGGCAATGGGCGTACGGGTCGGATCTTGATGGTGCTTCAGCTCGTCCAGGATCGTCTGCTTTCGGTGCCGGTGCTCTACATCAGCGCTTACATCAATCGCAACAGGGCAGAGTACTATCGCTTACTCCGAAATGTCTCGGCGCTCGGGGCCTGGGAGGAATACGTGTTGTTCATGCTGGCCGGATTCCATGAGCAGGCCCTGGACACCAAGCAAGTTGTCCTGCGCGTGCAGGAGCTGTACACCTGGATGCGTGAAGCCGCCCTGGAAAGCCACGGGAAAATCGTCCGCGCAGGAGTGATTGAGGAACTGTTCACCAGTCCCTTCATTACGCCGACCCGACTTGCGGAGAGAATCGGAGTGCACTATATGACGGCCAGCCGCTACTTGAGCGAACTGCGCGACGCGCAGTACATCGGCGATCTGCACGTCGGTAAGTACCACATCTTTGCCAATACGCATCTTCTCAGAATGCTGGGAGACACCGCTTGAACGACCGCACCTTCATTGAAGACCAGTTCCCGGTCTCCAAGGTCTCGAAGGAGTCCTACAAGGAGCGCAT
The DNA window shown above is from Leptospirales bacterium and carries:
- a CDS encoding Fic family protein; the encoded protein is MDPQKPFALPDLPPRWIADDPPIYRRLPDIRAAVAELKGYTEQMSNPMLLLSPAVIKESLASSEIENVHTTLEEVLQESLFPEVEQREANKEVRRYGEAIAWGYGQLGALPLSTRLILGIHERLMGPGVRGYRRTQNSIKNLATGEAVYTPPEAQHIARLMANWETFANSDSDYDPLIKAALAHYQFEAIHPFVDGNGRTGRILMVLQLVQDRLLSVPVLYISAYINRNRAEYYRLLRNVSALGAWEEYVLFMLAGFHEQALDTKQVVLRVQELYTWMREAALESHGKIVRAGVIEELFTSPFITPTRLAERIGVHYMTASRYLSELRDAQYIGDLHVGKYHIFANTHLLRMLGDTA